The DNA segment GTCGCTCTGATCAAGAAACAACTGGGCGCCTCGCGCACCCAGTTCCGCCTGCGCGACTGGGGCATCAGCCGCCAGCGCTACTGGGGCTGCCCGATCCCGATCATTCACTGCGATACCTGCGGTGACGTGCCGGTGCCGGAAGATCAACTGCCGGTAGTCCTGCCCGAAGACGTGGTGCCGGACGGCGCCGGTTCACCACTGGCGCGCATGCCCGAGTTCTACGAATGCAGCTGCCCGAAATGCGGCCAGCCTGCCAAACGTGAAACCGACACCATGGACACCTTCGTCGAGTCGTCGTGGTACTACGCCCGCTACGCCTCGCCGCACTTCACCGGTGGGCTGGTGGAAAAATCCGCGGCCGACCACTGGCTGCCGGTCGATCAGTACATCGGCGGCATCGAACACGCGATTCTGCACCTGCTCTACGCGCGCTTCTTCCACAAGCTGATGCGTGACGAAGGGCTGGTGAGCTCCAACGAGCCGTTCAAGAACCTGCTGACCCAGGGCATGGTGATCGCCGAAACCTACTACCGTCGCGAAGCCAACGGTGCCTACACCTGGTTCAACCCGGCGGATGTGGAACTGGAGCGCGACAGCAAGGCCAAGGTCATCAGCGCCAAACTGAAATCCGACGGCCTGCCGGTGGAAATCGGTGGCACCGAGAAAATGGCCAAGTCAAAGAACAACGGCGTTGACCCACAATCGATGATCGACCAGTTCGGCGCCGACACCTGCCGCCTGTTCATGATGTTCGCCTCGCCGCCTGACATGAGCGCGGAATGGTCCGACTCCGGCGTGGAAGGCTCGCACCGCTTCCTCAAGCGCGTCTGGCGTCTGGCGCAGGCTCATGTCACTCAAGGCCTGCCGGGCAAACTGGACATCGCCAGCCTGAACGACGAGCAGAAAGCCGTGCGCCGCGCGATTCACCTCGCGATCAAGCAGGCCAGCCATGATGTCGGCCAGAACCACAAATTCAACACCGCCATCGCTCAGGTGATGACACTGATGAACGTGCTGGAAAAAGCCGCACAAGCCACCGAACAGGATCGCGCGCTGATCCACGAAGGCCTCGAAGCCGTCACGTTGCTGCTGGCACCGATCACTCCGCACATCAGCCACGAGCTGTGGAATCAGCTCGGTCACGTGGGTGCGGTGATCGACGCGGGCTGGCCGGCAGTGGATGAATCCGCGCTGGTGCAGGACAGCCTGACCCTGGTGATTCAGGTCAACGGCAAACTGCGCGGGCAGATTGAAATGCCGGCCAGCGCGACCCGCGAAGAAGTCGAAGCGGCCGCGCGTGCCAACGAAAACGTGCTGCGCTTCGTCGATGGCCTGACGATTCGCAAAGTGATCGTGGTGCCGGGCAAACTGGTCAATATCGTCGCCAGCTAATTGGATCGAGCGTCAGGTCCGCCTGACGCCGGATAAAACCTTTCGGGCCGCAAGGTCGGCCCACCTGGTTTCAAGGGGAGCAACACAATGATCAAACGCAATCTGCTGGTGATGGGCCTCGCCGTTCTGTTGAGCGCCTGTGGCTTCCAGCTGCGCGGTACCGGCACCAACGAACTGTCGATCAAGGAACTCGATCTGAGCGCCCGCAACAGCTACGGCGAAACCGTGACGCAACTGCGTCAGTTGCTCGAGTCGAGCGGCGTCAAGGTTTACAGCGGTGCGCCGTACAAGCTGTTCCTGGCTGACGAGCAGGAGAGCCAGCGCATTCTCAGCTATGCCGGCGCAGGCCGGACCGGTGAATATCAGGTCAGCACGATCCTGAGCTACGAAATCCGTGGCGATAAGAACCTGCAATTGCTGAGCGACAAGCTGGAAGTACAAAAGGTGTTCATTCACGACGGCAACAACCTCGTCGGTTCCGATCAGGAAGCCAACGACGCCCGTCGCGAAACCCGCCGCGAGCTGGTGCAACGCATGATGCTGCGCCTGCAGCAATTGACGCCGGGCCAGTTGCAGCAACTGCAGCAAGCCGCCAACGACCGCGCCAAGGCCGAAGCCGATGCGCTGGAAGCGGCACAAAAGGCTGAAGCGGAAACCCCGCGTCAGTCGCCGCTCGAAATACCGCAGCAGTAAGCTGTTCGGGGCGCTCAAGCGCCCCGATCGACTTTTCTTATGAAGCTCGCTCCCGCTCAACTCGGCAAACACCTGCAAGGCGCACTCGCGCCTGTCTATATCATCAGCGGCGATGACCCGCTGCTGTGCCAGGAAGCCGCCGACGCCATTCGCAGTGCTGCGCGCCAGCAAGGTTTCGACGAACGCCAGGTGTTCGCCGCCGACGCCAATTTCGATTGGGGCACGTTGCTGCTGGCCGGCGCGAGCATGTCGCTGTTTGCCGAAAAGCGCCTGCTGGAACTGCGCCTGCCTTCAGGCAAGCCCGGTGACAAGGGCGCTGCTGCGCTCATCGAATATTGCTCACGCCCGGCTGAAGACACCGTGCTGCTGATCAGCCTGCCCAAGCTTGACGGCAGTGCGCAGAAGACCAAATGGGGCAAGGCCCTGGTTGAAGGCCAGCAGACCCAATTCATCCAGATCTGGCCGGTGGACGCCAATCAGTTGCCGAGCTGGATTCGCCAGCGTCTGTCCCAGGCCGGCTTGTCGGCCAGTCAGGACGCTGTCGAACTGATCGCCGCGCGCGTCGAGGGCAACCTGCTCGCCGCCGCGCAGGAAATCGAAAAGCTCAAGCTGATGGCCGAGGGCGGTCAGATCACCGTCGAAACCGTGCAGGCCGCCGTGGCGGACAGTGCCCGCTTCGACGTATTCGGCCTGACCGACGCCGTGCTCAACGGTGAGCCGGCCCACGCGCTGCGCATGCTTGAAGGCTTGCGTGGCGAAGGGGTCGAACCACCGGTGATTCTATGGGCCCTGGCCCGTGAGCTGCGGCTGCTGGCCAACATTGCCTTGCAATACAGCCAGGGCACGCCGCTGGACAAATGCTTCAGCCAGTCAAAACCGCCGGTCTGGGACAAGCGCAAGCCGTTGGTCAGCAAAGCCCTGCAACGCTACTCGGCGCAACGCTGGGCGCAACTGTTGCTCGAAGCCCAGCGCATCGATGCGCAGATCAAAGGCCAGGCCGCGGGTTCGCCGTGGATGAGCCTGAGTCGTCTGGCGCTGTTGATGGCAGGACAGCGGCTGTCACTCCCCGCCGAGTAAGGCCTTCAACCGCATAGCCCCCATTCGCGAGCAGGCTCCCACATTTGACCGCGCTCTCTCAGTGGAACCCGGTCCACTGTGGGAGCGAGCCTGCTCGCGAAAGCGCTTTCACATTTGTACACAAGCGGTACTGGACAGATACACAACATCGGCAGATTATTTCCCCCGCAAAACCCACCTCACCGAGAGATCCTCATGAGCAAAAAGCCAGCAAAGCATGGCCCCAACAAGGCCAAATCCATCGTCGCCCAGCCCTTGTTCCGCAGTCGTCAGGAACGACCTTCCAAGGGCAAAGGCAGCTACCGCCGCGAAGCCTTCCAGTCTGACAGCTGGGAGGCTTCTTACTTTCTGGCTGCCTGAAGCGCAGCACCCCTCGGTCATGTTAAGGTCTGCACCTGATTCGTATTCCCTGGAACCGTGCATGCCCTTCAGTCTTTCCAATCGTTGGCCTGTTCGCCAATTGATCGCTGCCTCCAGCTTCATTCTGCTTGTCGCCTGTGCGGAAAAACCCACCGCCGCTGATGCGCAACCCCTGCAAGCCGCTCCTGTCGCCACGGCCCCAGCGATCATCCCGCCGGTAGTGCCGTCCGCCGACCCTCTCGATCTGCAACCCACCCAGACCTTTGCCGAATGGCAGGCGGGTTTCCGCAAGGATGCCCTGGCCGCCGGGATTCGCCCTGAGCTGTTCGATCGTGCGTTTGCCGATGTGAGCTTCGACGCCAGCGTGATTCGCGCCGACCGCAGTCAGCCGGAATTTTCCCGCCCGGTGTGGGAATACCTCGACGGCGCGCTGTCGCCGCTGCGCGTGCGCAAAGGCCAGACGCTGGTCAATCAATACGCCGACACCCTGCGCGACATCGAACAACGCTATGGCGTTGATCGCCAGGCGCTGGTGTCGGTGTGGGGCATGGAAAGCAACTTCGGCCAGTTCCAGGGCAGCAAGTCGGTGATCAACTCGCTGGCTACCCTCGCCTACGAAGGACGCCGTCCGGGCTTTGCCCACGCGCAACTGATTGCCGCGCTACAGATCCTGCAACAGGGCGATATCACTCCGGAGAAAATGCTGGGCTCCTGGGCCGGCGCCATGGGCCAGACCCAATTCATTCCGACCACCTACAACACCCACGCCGTGGATTTTGACGGCGATGGCCGTCGCGACATCTGGGGCAGCCCCGCCGATGCGCTGGCCTCGACTGCGCATTATTTGCAGAGTTCGGGCTGGCAGCGTGGCCAACCGTGGGGCTTCGAAGTTCAATTGCCGAGCACCTTCGATTACACCCTGGCTGACGGTGCGATTCGCAAAAGCGTCGCCGAATGGCGTCAGTTGGGCGTGAACCTGCCGAACGGTGCGCAAGTGCCGGTCGGCTCTGAGCAACTGTCCGCTGCCTTGCTGCTGCCGGCCGGTTATCGCGGGCCGGCGTTCCTGATCCTCGACAACTTCCGGGCGATCCTCAAGTACAACAACTCGTCGTCGTATGCGTTGGCGGTGAGCCTGCTGTCGGAGCGTTTCAATGGCGGCGGCTTGATCAACGGAACCTGGCCGAAAGACGACCTGCCCCTGAGCCGCACCGAGCGGATGGAATTGCAGACCTTGTTGAGCGCGCGCAACTTTGACGCTGGCACGGCGGACGGGATCATCGGCGCCAACACACGCAAGGCGATTCGCAGCGCGCAGCAGTCACTGGGCTGGCCGGCGGATGGTTATCCGACGCACAAATTGCTGGAAAGCCTGCGCGCCCAGTAGTGGGTAGGTTGTATGGACTGATGTCGCCTTCGCGAGCAGGCTCGCTCCCACAGGGGTTATGTGAGCGCCACAGACCAAATGTGTGCGAGCCTGCTCGCGAAGACTTAGTGTCAGGCGACCGATTTCTAAACCTTGATCACCACATCCTGCTCCAGCATCAACTCCTGCTTCCCCGCATCCAGGCGCACCAGCGCGCCCATCGGCAGCGTCAGGTTCGGGTCGCAATGCCCGCTGCGCCAGCCTGACAGCACCGGAATCCGCAGCGGCTCGAAGGTCTGCTTGAGCAAGCGGTTCAGGGCCTGAATATCGACCCCCGCGACATCACCCACCAACACCCCTCGCAATTTCACCAACTTGCCCGCCAGACGCATCTGCGTCAGCAAGCGGTCGATGCGATACAACGGCTCGTTAATGTCCTCGATCAGCAGAATCACCCCTTCGACATCGATTTCATAAGGCGTTCCCAACGTTGCGGCGATCATCGCCAGATTGCCGCCCAGCAGACGCCCGTGAGCGACGCCCGGCTCGACGGTGGTCAACGGATAAGCCACTGGGTGGCTGAGCACACTTCCCGCCTTCGACTGCCCGCGCAACATGGCGAAGAATGAAGTGACGGTCGACGGCTCCTTGTCCCCCAGCAGATCGGCGTTGAGCAACGGCCCGTGAAAGGTCACGAAACCGGCATAGCGACTGATCGCCAGATGCAACGCGGTGATGTCGCTGTAGCCGACGAAAGGCTTGGCGTGGCGGCTGAGCAAGTCGTAGTCGATCCGGTCGAGCAATCGCGGCGTGCCGTAACCGCCGCGCAGGCAAATGATCGCGTCGACTTCGGGGTCAGCGAATGCCGCGTGCAGGTCGCGCAGGCGCACGTCATCGCTGCCGGCCAGATAACCGTCCTTCTCGTAAACACCGGGAAACACCTTCAGCCCATAGCCACGGGC comes from the Pseudomonas granadensis genome and includes:
- the leuS gene encoding leucine--tRNA ligase — translated: MHEQYQPREIEAAAQSFWDEQKSFEVSEQPGKETYYCLSMFPYPSGKLHMGHVRNYTIGDVISRYQRMLGKNVLQPMGWDAFGMPAENAAMKNNVAPAKWTYENIAYMKTQLRSLGLAVDWSREVTTCKPDYYRWEQWLFTRLFEKGVIYRKNGTVNWDPIDQTVLANEQVIDGRGWRSGALIEKREIPMYYFKITAYADELLESLDELDGWPEQVKTMQRNWIGKSRGMEVQFPYNVDSIGEAGTLKVFTTRPDTLMGATYVAVAAEHPLATLAAKNNPELQAFIAECKGGSVAEADVATQEKKGLPTGLFVEHPLTGEKLPVWVANYVLMHYGDGAVMAVPAHDERDFEFAHKYNLPVKSVVRTSSGESNPAPWQDAYGEHGTLINSGEFDGLDFAGAFDAMEVALIKKQLGASRTQFRLRDWGISRQRYWGCPIPIIHCDTCGDVPVPEDQLPVVLPEDVVPDGAGSPLARMPEFYECSCPKCGQPAKRETDTMDTFVESSWYYARYASPHFTGGLVEKSAADHWLPVDQYIGGIEHAILHLLYARFFHKLMRDEGLVSSNEPFKNLLTQGMVIAETYYRREANGAYTWFNPADVELERDSKAKVISAKLKSDGLPVEIGGTEKMAKSKNNGVDPQSMIDQFGADTCRLFMMFASPPDMSAEWSDSGVEGSHRFLKRVWRLAQAHVTQGLPGKLDIASLNDEQKAVRRAIHLAIKQASHDVGQNHKFNTAIAQVMTLMNVLEKAAQATEQDRALIHEGLEAVTLLLAPITPHISHELWNQLGHVGAVIDAGWPAVDESALVQDSLTLVIQVNGKLRGQIEMPASATREEVEAAARANENVLRFVDGLTIRKVIVVPGKLVNIVAS
- a CDS encoding LPS-assembly lipoprotein LptE, with protein sequence MIKRNLLVMGLAVLLSACGFQLRGTGTNELSIKELDLSARNSYGETVTQLRQLLESSGVKVYSGAPYKLFLADEQESQRILSYAGAGRTGEYQVSTILSYEIRGDKNLQLLSDKLEVQKVFIHDGNNLVGSDQEANDARRETRRELVQRMMLRLQQLTPGQLQQLQQAANDRAKAEADALEAAQKAEAETPRQSPLEIPQQ
- the holA gene encoding DNA polymerase III subunit delta; amino-acid sequence: MKLAPAQLGKHLQGALAPVYIISGDDPLLCQEAADAIRSAARQQGFDERQVFAADANFDWGTLLLAGASMSLFAEKRLLELRLPSGKPGDKGAAALIEYCSRPAEDTVLLISLPKLDGSAQKTKWGKALVEGQQTQFIQIWPVDANQLPSWIRQRLSQAGLSASQDAVELIAARVEGNLLAAAQEIEKLKLMAEGGQITVETVQAAVADSARFDVFGLTDAVLNGEPAHALRMLEGLRGEGVEPPVILWALARELRLLANIALQYSQGTPLDKCFSQSKPPVWDKRKPLVSKALQRYSAQRWAQLLLEAQRIDAQIKGQAAGSPWMSLSRLALLMAGQRLSLPAE
- the arfA gene encoding alternative ribosome rescue factor ArfA, with amino-acid sequence MSKKPAKHGPNKAKSIVAQPLFRSRQERPSKGKGSYRREAFQSDSWEASYFLAA
- a CDS encoding lytic murein transglycosylase; amino-acid sequence: MPFSLSNRWPVRQLIAASSFILLVACAEKPTAADAQPLQAAPVATAPAIIPPVVPSADPLDLQPTQTFAEWQAGFRKDALAAGIRPELFDRAFADVSFDASVIRADRSQPEFSRPVWEYLDGALSPLRVRKGQTLVNQYADTLRDIEQRYGVDRQALVSVWGMESNFGQFQGSKSVINSLATLAYEGRRPGFAHAQLIAALQILQQGDITPEKMLGSWAGAMGQTQFIPTTYNTHAVDFDGDGRRDIWGSPADALASTAHYLQSSGWQRGQPWGFEVQLPSTFDYTLADGAIRKSVAEWRQLGVNLPNGAQVPVGSEQLSAALLLPAGYRGPAFLILDNFRAILKYNNSSSYALAVSLLSERFNGGGLINGTWPKDDLPLSRTERMELQTLLSARNFDAGTADGIIGANTRKAIRSAQQSLGWPADGYPTHKLLESLRAQ
- a CDS encoding S66 peptidase family protein → MTIRPTHTLCPHRAVPALPAEGLIGVIAPAGPGTLDTEKALQWMRARGYGLKVFPGVYEKDGYLAGSDDVRLRDLHAAFADPEVDAIICLRGGYGTPRLLDRIDYDLLSRHAKPFVGYSDITALHLAISRYAGFVTFHGPLLNADLLGDKEPSTVTSFFAMLRGQSKAGSVLSHPVAYPLTTVEPGVAHGRLLGGNLAMIAATLGTPYEIDVEGVILLIEDINEPLYRIDRLLTQMRLAGKLVKLRGVLVGDVAGVDIQALNRLLKQTFEPLRIPVLSGWRSGHCDPNLTLPMGALVRLDAGKQELMLEQDVVIKV